A single window of Rhodococcus jostii RHA1 DNA harbors:
- a CDS encoding Ni/Fe hydrogenase subunit alpha, giving the protein MAPRNRELMVRALARVEGEGRVDVTVREGRAEHVTLDIYEPPRFFESFLRDRHFLEPPDITSRICGICPVAYQVSACNAIEQACGLELDDDVRDLRRLLYCGEWIASHVLHIYFLHAPDFLGLPDSIALARHDREAVERGLSLKKAGNAILDAIGGRPIHPVNVRIGGFHRAPTAAELIPLSDQLRTALDHAVATVRWVSSFDFPDIELDHDLLALHDDSRYAIEDGEIRSSTGLRCTADEFPKHVVEHQVPHSTALHAELDGRRYLTGPLARYSLNSSRLGGVAARTAADAGLGAQCRNPYRSIVVRAVEVVYAVEEALRIIDRYERPPQPFTAGSPIRTVGHGVSEAPRGLLYHRYEVDPAGLIRAATIVPPTSQNQAAIEHDLRRAVDGNLMLADDELTTLCERTIRNYDPCISCATHFLTLTVDRR; this is encoded by the coding sequence ATGGCACCCCGCAATAGAGAACTGATGGTGCGCGCCCTCGCCAGGGTCGAGGGTGAGGGCCGCGTCGACGTGACCGTGCGGGAGGGGAGAGCAGAACACGTCACACTCGACATCTACGAGCCGCCCCGCTTCTTCGAATCCTTCCTCCGTGACCGCCACTTTCTCGAACCCCCGGACATCACCTCGCGAATCTGCGGTATCTGCCCGGTGGCCTATCAGGTGAGCGCGTGCAACGCCATCGAGCAGGCATGCGGACTCGAGCTCGACGACGACGTGAGGGATCTGCGGCGACTGCTGTACTGCGGCGAGTGGATTGCCAGTCACGTGCTGCACATCTACTTCCTGCACGCACCCGACTTTCTGGGGCTCCCGGATTCGATTGCCCTCGCCCGGCACGATCGGGAGGCCGTCGAGCGGGGCCTGTCGTTGAAGAAGGCCGGAAACGCGATCCTCGACGCGATCGGTGGCAGGCCGATCCACCCGGTCAACGTCCGTATCGGCGGATTCCACCGGGCGCCGACCGCAGCCGAACTGATACCCCTGTCCGACCAACTGCGCACGGCACTCGATCACGCGGTGGCAACCGTCCGATGGGTGTCGTCGTTCGACTTCCCCGACATCGAACTCGACCACGACCTCCTCGCACTGCACGACGACTCCCGCTACGCCATCGAGGACGGCGAGATCCGGTCGTCGACCGGATTACGTTGCACCGCCGACGAATTCCCGAAGCATGTGGTAGAGCACCAGGTGCCGCACTCGACCGCACTGCACGCCGAGCTCGACGGCCGCCGATACCTCACCGGACCGCTGGCTCGGTACTCGCTCAATTCGTCCCGGCTCGGCGGAGTGGCCGCCCGGACCGCCGCCGACGCCGGGCTGGGCGCGCAGTGCCGGAACCCGTACCGCAGCATCGTCGTCCGCGCCGTCGAGGTGGTCTACGCCGTCGAGGAAGCATTGCGCATCATCGACCGATACGAGCGGCCTCCGCAGCCGTTCACCGCCGGGTCACCGATACGTACGGTCGGACACGGAGTCAGCGAGGCACCCCGCGGACTGCTGTATCACCGTTACGAAGTCGATCCCGCCGGGCTGATCCGCGCCGCCACCATCGTTCCGCCGACGTCGCAGAACCAGGCCGCCATCGAACACGACCTACGGCGCGCGGTGGACGGAAACCTCATGCTGGCCGACGACGAACTGACGACGCTGTGCGAACGAACCATCCGCAACTACGATCCGTGCATCTCGTGCGCCACCCACTTTCTGACGCTCACGGTCGACCGCCGATGA